From one Anopheles bellator chromosome 1, idAnoBellAS_SP24_06.2, whole genome shotgun sequence genomic stretch:
- the LOC131216697 gene encoding toll-like receptor 6, translating to MSRELLLPALLLLVSVKYSDSVESRYYATGSAESGSVRYDAPDDCKYRVLPDNDVDLICNLRTVNSEFDNTNFSVIPAEHTAALSILCNDAILARSKLQPKSFAHLVRLKRLSLEFCKIAKFSSEVLIGLGELRNFTIRTHNINWPELSLEIEPTAFGHTRGLEMLDLSMNNIWSLPDHLFCPLNGLRSLNISGNRLQDVNDLGFREIKHGKDDGNITGSVAPPISCALDLEDLDVSRNHFVLLPAAGFGMLKRLKLLKIHDNEISMVGDKALNGLKDLQVVDLSSNKIVALPTDLFKDPAQSIQEIYLQNNSISVLSPGLFSKLEQLQALDLSMNQLTSAWVNRETFAGLIRLVLLNLSNNKITKLESEIFSDLYTLQILNLRHNQLDNIAADTFSPMNNLHTLLLSHNKIKYLDAYSLNGLYALSLLSLDNNALTGVHPEAFRNCSSLQDLNLNGNELAQVPLALKDMRLLRTVDLGENSISVIEEPGFRGMNNLYGLRLISNNIENITRKAFKDLPSLQILNIARNKISHIEKGAFEAAVSVQAIRLDGNLLTDIGGLFTNMPSLVWLNISDNRLERFDYSQIPSHLQWLDLHKNELTELTNRYGMDSQLHLQTLDASFNQLTRVTPATIPNSIEFLFLNDNLIVHLEPHCFMQKTNLTRVDLYANQLTGLDIKALRLQPVPEDKQLPEFYIGGNPFVCDCNIDWLQKINHVTSRQYPTINDIETVYCKLMYNRERSYVALIEAEPKHFLCSYNTHCFALCHCCEFDACDCEMTCPNNCHCYHDNSWSTNIVDCSAAGYTDIPNNIPMDTTEVYLDGNNLVELSGHSFIGRKNLRVLYGNHSNIAMLYNTTFIGLRRLITLHLEFNVIQKLYGYEFGALESLRELYLQGNRISYIEDHTFSELRKLEVLRLDGNRITSFEVWQLAANPYLVEIALANNAWTCDCGFLNKLRVYLQSNADKIVDANEISCVYNNLTSILKEKNGTKCTFREGMSSIVHTQEIEDMLPLLLVATCAFVGFFGLIFGLFCYRKELKVWVHSGCLGSLCYKSGTFVNEYDKDRLYDAYITYSLQDEHFVNQILAATLENDVGFRLCLHYRDFNTGSFLADTIVEAVESSKRAVLVLSKNFLYNEWTRFEFKGAVHEVLKRRRKLIIILYGDLPQRDLDADLRLYLRTNTCIEWDDKKFWQKLRIAMPQVKKSNCLNKRSAINIYATANEYNTTGRRRLPPGSIGPPVAVTRLEQHSYATIGNCPRNCDNYDTVNNCKYNTTQHQHTHQPPERRVNELGQKAADRQHEYAIPSSCLLDTTNEVYSTSCDRVASETFECTSSSKYSTSSRGSSDCSHSISSIHDVSGATAGQLPNGSCPPNGLSTTNFTYHHPTSSSRKPSNTGGGRSTKDASEASNSNANNFNDRRLPQAMWA from the exons ATGAGTCGTGAGCTGCTTTTGCCTGCCTTACTGCTGCTCGTATCGGTGAAGTACAGCGATTCGGTCGAGTCCCGATACTATGCGACGGGATCGGCAGAATCCGGCAGTGTTCGATACGATGCACCGGACGACTGCAAATACCGTGTGCTCCCCGATAACGATGTGGATCTGATATGCAATCTGCGAACGGTGAATAGTGAGTTTGATAATACCAACTTCAGTGTTATACCCGCGGAGCATACGGCCGCACTGTCCATCCTGTGTAACGATGCAATTTTGGCACGCAGCAAATTGCAGCCAAAATCTTTTGCTCATCTGGTGCGACTCAAGCGGCTGTCGTTAGAATTCTGCAAAATTGCCAAGTTCTCCAGTGAGGTGCTCATTGGGTTAGGAGAACTACGCAACTTCACCATCCGTACGCACAACATTAACTGGCCAGAACTGAGCCTCGAGATTGAGCCTACCGCGTTCGGCCACACACGCGGTTTGGAGATGCTTGACCTTAGCATGAACAACATCTGGTCGCTACCCGATCATCTCTTCTGTCCTCTCAATGGGTTGCGATCGCTGAACATTAGTGGCAACCGATTGCAAGACGTGAATGATCTCGGATTCCGAGAGATAAAGCACGGGAAGGATGACGGCAACATCACGGGTTCGGTGGCACCACCCATCAGCTGCGCTTTGGACCTGGAGGACTTGGACGTGTCACGGAACCACTTTGTGCTACTGCCGGCGGCTGGTTTTGGTATGCTTAAGCGCTTGAAGCTGCTGAAGATTCATGACAACGAAATTTCCATGGTTGGTGATAAGGCACTGAACGGATTGAAAGACTTGCAGGTTGTGGATCTAAGTTCGAACAAAATTGTTGCTTTGCCCACGGATTTGTTCAAAGACCCGGCGCAATCGATTCAGGAAATATACTTGCAGAACAACTCGATCAGCGTGCTGTCTCCGGGATTGTTTTCCAAGCTAGAGCAACTGCAAGCATTGGATCTATCGATGAATCAGCTAACGTCGGCCTGGGTGAATCGAGAGACATTCGCTGGGTTGATTCGATTGGTGCTGCTCAATCTGTCGAATAACAAAATTACCAAACTAGAATCGGAGATTTTTTCGGATCTCTACACACTACAGATTCTCAATCTGCGCCACAACCAGCTGGACAACATTGCGGCGGACACGTTCTCGCCGATGAACAATTTGCACACTTTACTATTATCACACAACAAGATCAAATATCTTGATGCTTACTCGCTGAATGGATTATACGCTCTGTCACTTCTGTCGCTGGACAATAATGCTCTCACGGGCGTGCACCCTGAAGCATTCCGGAACTGCAGTTCACTGCAGGATCTGAACCTGAACGGAAATGAGCTAGCACAGGTGCCTTTGGCGCTAAAAGACATGCGACTGTTACGGACGGTTGACCTCGGAGAAAACTCTATCAGTGTCATTGAAGAGCCTGGTTTCAGAGGAATGAACAATCTGTATGGTCTGCGTTTGATAAGCAACAATATCGAAAATATTACACGCAAAGCGTTCAAAGATCTACCAAGTTTGCAAATTTTAAACATTGCGCGCAACAAAATATCTCATATCGAGAAGGGTGCTTTCGAGGCGGCTGTTAGCGTACAAGCTATTCGACTAGATGGCAATCTACTGACCGACATAGGTGGTTTATTTACAAATATGCCAAGTCTCGTCTGGCTTAACATATCCGATAATCGGCTTGAGCGCTTCGACTACTCGCAGATTCCTTCTCATTTGCAATGGCTCGATCTACACAAGAATGAGTTAACGGAGCTGACAAATCGCTACGGCATGGATTCCCAGCTACACCTGCAAACACTCGACGCCAGCTTCAACCAACTGACCAGAGTGACGCCAGCAACCATCCCCAACAGTATTGAGTTTCTATTTCTGAATGATAATCTGATAGTGCACTTAGAGCCCCACTGTTTCATGCAGAAGACGAACCTCACCCGCGTAGATTTGTACGCCAACCAGCTCACTGGATTGGACATCAAGGCGTTGCGGCTGCAACCCGTTCCGGAAGACAAGCAGCTCCCGGAATTTTACATCGGTGGCAATCCATTCGTCTGCGACTGCAACATCGATTGGTTGCAGAAGATTAATCACGTCACCTCACGTCAGTATCCGACCATCAACGACATTGAGACAGTGTACTGCAAACTAATGTACAACCGCGAACGCTCCTATGTCGCGCTTATAGAAGCTGAGCCAAAGCACTTTCTGTGCAGCTACAACACGCACTGTTTCGCTCTATGCCATTGTTGCGAGTTTGATGCGTGTGACTGCGAAATGACCTGTCCGAATAACTGCCACTGCTATCACGACAATAGCTGGTCTACAAACATTGTTGATTGCTCAGCCGCTGGCTATACCGATATCCCGAACAACATCCCCATGGATACGACGGAGGTTTATCTTGACGGCAATAATCTGGTTGAACTATCTGGCCACAGTTTTATCGGTCGCAAAAACTTGCGTGTTTTATACGGCAACCACTCCAACATCGCCATGTTATACAACACGACCTTCATAGGATTGCGCCGACTTATAACACTACATTTAGAGTTCAACGTTATACAAAAATTGTACGGCTACGAATTTGGTGCTCTTGAGAGTCTTCGGGAGCTGTATCTGCAGGGTAACCGGATTTCGTACATTGAAGATCACACATTCAGCGAGTTGCGGAAGTTGGAAGTGCTACGGTTGGATGGAAACCGTATAACTAGCTTCGAAGTTTGGCAGCTGGCAGCAAATCCTTATCTGGTGGAGATCGCTCTCGCAAACAACGCATGGACATGTGATTGCGGATTTCTCAACAAGCTTCGTGTGTACCTGCAGTCTAACGCCGACAAGATAGTGGACGCGAACGAAATTTCCTGTGTTTACAACAACCTTACGAGTAtcttgaaagaaaaaaatggaaccaaatgtACTTTCCGCGAAGGAATGTCCTCGATCGTACATACACAGGAGATAGAAGATATGCTGCCTCTACTATTAGTTGCTACATGTGCGTTCGTCGGGTTTTTTGGTTTAATATTCGGCTTGTTCTGTTACAGAAAGGAGTTGAAGGTATGGGTTCATTCAGGCTGCCTTGGTTCGTTGTGCTACAAGTCCGGTACGTTCGTGAATGAATACGACAAAGATCGGCTCTATGATGCGTACATAACGTACTCGCTACAGGACGAGCACTTCGTAAACCAAATACTAGCAGCGACTCTCGAAAATGATGTTGGTTTCCGATTGTGCCTGCACTACAGGGACTTTAACACAGGTTCCTTTCTCGCAGATACGATCGTCGAAGCGGTCGAGAGTTCCAAGCGTGCAGTTTTGGTGCTTTCCAAGAACTTTCTGTACAACGAGTGGACGCGGTTCGAGTTCAAGGGTGCCGTTCACGAGGTGCTGAAGCGCCGCAGAAAGCTGATCATCATCTTGTACGGAGACCTTCCGCAACGTGATCTCGACGCCGATTTGCGTTTGTACCTGCGCACAAACACGTGCATCGAGTGGGATGACAAAAAGTTTTGGCAGAAGCTTCGCATCGCAATGCCGCAAGTAAAGAAGAGCAACTGTCTGAACAAACGGTCAGCGATCAACATTTACGCCACCGCAAATGAATACAACACGACTGGCCGGCGACGTCTTCCTCCTGGGT CAATCGGGCCACCAGTCGCGGTCACCCGGCTAGAGCAGCACAGTTACGCCACAATCGGCAACTGTCCGCGAAACTGTGATAACTACGATACGGTTAATAATTGTAAATACAACACCACCCAGCATCAACACACTCACCAACCGCCGGAAAGGCGAGTAAACGAGCTCGGGCAGAAGGCCGCTGATCGGCAGCACGAGTACGCCATTCCCTCCAGTTGTCTCCTGGACACGACAAACGAAGTGTACAGTACTAGTTGTGATCGCGTCGCAAGTGAAACATTCGAGTGCACTTCCAGCTCCAAGTATTCGACGTCCTCCAGGGGCTCCAGTGATTGTAGCCATTCGATTTCCTCTATACACGACGTTTCGGGTGCTACCGCTGGTCAATTGCCAAACGGGTCATGTCCACCGAATGGGCTGTCTACCACTAACTTTACGTACCATCATCCTACTAGCAGCAGTCGCAAACCCTCTAATACCGGTGGTGGCAGATCGACAAAGGATGCCAGCGAGGCGAGTAACTCGAATGCGAACAATTTCAATGATAGAAGACTGCCACAGGCAATGTGGGCATAA